Below is a genomic region from Gillisia sp. Hel_I_86.
ATTTTGAACAAAATACAATCTATCTGCAAGTTCTTTATCCTTAACAACAAGAGAACCCATTACTACATCGCTATGCCCTCCTAAATATTTAGTGGCACTATGCATTACTATATCTGCGCCTAAATCCAACGGAAGTTGCAAATACGGTGTAGCAAACGTATTGTCTACCGCCAATAAAATATGGTGTTTTTTAGCAAGCTTGGAACACGCAACAATATCAATAATATTCATCATCGGGTTTGTAGGCGTTTCTACCCATAATAACTTTGTGTTCTCGTTGATATGTTCCTCGATCTTGGATACATCTTGCATTCCAACAAAATGAAATTTAAGGCCAAGTCCTTCAAAAATCTTTGTAAAAAGTCTATAAGAACCTCCATAAAGATCATTTGTAGAGATGATCCCGTCACCGGGCTTGAATAATTTCATAACTGCGTCTATCGCTGCCAATCCAGAGCCGAAAGCAAGTCCGAATTCTCCATTTTCAATACTGGCAAGCGCATTCTCCAATGCAGATCTTGTTGGATTTCCACTACGCGAATATTCAAAGCCTTTATGTCCACCAGGAGTAGTTTGAGAATACGTGCTGGTTTGATAGATTGGAGGCATTACAGAACCGTATGCGGGATCTATATTATGTTGCCCTCCATGGATAGTTTTAGTGTTGAATTTCATAAATAAATATTTGTCGCAAATGTACTACTCGTATTGGGGAACTACAAAATAGCACGTACCTTTATCCCGAATTTAACATAGAAATCCCATTGTGAAAAAACTGGTTTTAGTCCTGACACTTAACTTATTGTTCCTTGGCTGCAATAAAGATGTTCCCAAATTAAGTTTTGATGAACTGAATATCGAGCAAGTTTCTGAAATGAACTGCAATCCAGAAGAAGAAAATTGCACCTTTATTGGCATTAAAGTTCCTTGGGCAATGGGAAAAGACACCAGAAGCAACTTATTGAACAGTCACATAGAAGATCATATAATTAAACTGATCGATTACCAGGATGCCAAGGAATTAAATTCGCTGGAAAACTTGGCACAAACCTTTATTGACGACTATGAAGCTAGCGCCAAAGAGTTCGCAGAATACAATATTCCTTGGGAGGCATTTGTGGAAGGAAAGGTTACTTATGAATCTGAAAAACTGATCTCTATTCAATTCGATCTCGCGCTATTTACTGGTGGCGCCCACGGCTATACGAGCATTACTTTTTTGAATTTTAATCCCGAAACGGGTAGGTTACTTTCCAATAAAGAATTGTTCTCGCAGGATTTTAAAGATTTTGCTGAAAAAAGGTTCAGAAAGAATAATGATATTCCAGAGAATGAATCCATCAACAGTACCGGTTTCTTTTTTGAAGGTGATAAATTTCAACTTCCACAAAATATCGGGTTTTATCCAAATAAAGTTGTTTTAAGATATAATGCCTACGAGATCGCATCTTATTCTGAAGGGAATATTCAGTTGGTATTCAAAATGGAAGAGGCTAAAAAGTATTTCAAAATTCTTTAATTTTGACAAGTTCCCCAAAAAATCAATAAAAGTTATTATGAAAAAGATCTACCACCTCTCTTCCTGTTCTACTTGTAAAAGGATCTTAAATGAATTGGAACCGTCTTCAGCTTATATTTTACAGGATATAAAAGAAGACCCAATTACCGAAGAGCAGCTCGATGAAATGTTCGAATTGGCTGGAAATTATGAGTCACTTTTCAGCAAAAGAGCTCAGCTTTACAAGGAGAAGGGTCTAAAAAACGAGAAGCTGGACGAAGAAAATTACAAAAATCTAATCCTCGAACATTACACCTTTTTAAAGCGTCCTGTTATTATAAACAACGATACGATTTTTATAGGGAATTCCAAAAGTACTATTGAAGCAGCAAAAAATGCCATGAATGGATAGCCGTACGCTTGCCATTCTAGCGGCAACGGGAGCCAGTACAATTTACGGGATAAACCATACCATTGCCAAAGGATTAATGCCTATTTATATAGAGCCTTTTGGGTTTATATTTTTAAGGGTTACCGGTGCTGCAATATTATTTTGGCTTATTGGTTTTTGGGGTCCAAAGGAAAAAGTGGCTACAGGTGATTGGATGAGAATTGTTGCTTGTGCCATTTTTGGAATGGTAATTAACATGCTGATGTTCTTTAAAGGCCTTAGTCTTTCTACACCAATAAACAGTTCGGTTATAATTACCGTTTCGCCCATTCTTGTGCTCTTGCTCGCCGCAGTGCTAATCAAAGAAAGGATAACGCTTTTAAAAACTTTAGGAATTGTAATCGGTTTAACCGGTGCTTTGACTTTGGTGCTTTTCAGTAATACCGAAACTGTTAATGCCCCAAATATTCCAGTGGGAAACATGTTGTTTATTGTAAATGCTTTTTCCTATGGGATCTACTTAATCCTTGTAAAACCATTGACCGCAAAATATCATTCATTCACACTGATGAAATGGCTATTCTTATTTGCGGTGATCATAAACTTCCCAATTACAATTTCCGAATTCGCACGGGTGGAATGGTTGGAATTACCGGCGCATGCTATCTGGAAAATGGGATTTGTAGTGGTGGGAACTACTTTTTTAACCTACCTATTCAATATTTATGCACTAAAAGAACTAAGTGCTGCTACCATAAGCGCATTCATTTATTTACAACCACTCATAGCTATTACCTTTGCTGTGGCGATGGGGGCAGATTCTCTGGATATTGTAAAAATAACCGCCGCCATCTTAGTGTTTACGGGAGTTTATTTGGTAACTAAAAAATCCAAACCTAAGCAGATTTCAACTCCAAATCTTTAGGGGTTTTTCCGAATTTACGAGTGTCTTCTTTCGTCAAGATCCTAAAGTCTTGTGTGTGAGGGATTTTATCTATATCTTTTCTCATATGGGCTGGCAATCCAGTAAGCTTGCGCTCTTTTAGATCTATCCATCCTCCCATAGCTTCACACGAAGCGAAATTTCTTCCTTTGTGATCGTAGAAATTATGAAGGAATTCAAAATACATTCCGTCTTCAGAAAGGCCTTTTAACTCTAGGCTCACTTTTACAGGCTTTCCCATAAAAGCCTCGCGGAAATAATAAATATGCTCATAGAAAACCACTGGCCCCAGATTATTTTTGGCCAATTCATGCTGGTCGAAACCATTTTCCATGAAGTAACCCATTCTGGTATGGCTCATAAAATTGATGTATGCCGAATTTGCCAAATGCCTGTTAGCATCTATATCGCTCCATCTTATATCAAATTCCTTTGTGTACATGTATTCAAAATTTTTACAAAACTACTATTTTTTGTTATGCGTGCATAATTAAATAAGCTAAGTATATGCCAATTTAATTCC
It encodes:
- a CDS encoding cystathionine gamma-synthase; protein product: MKFNTKTIHGGQHNIDPAYGSVMPPIYQTSTYSQTTPGGHKGFEYSRSGNPTRSALENALASIENGEFGLAFGSGLAAIDAVMKLFKPGDGIISTNDLYGGSYRLFTKIFEGLGLKFHFVGMQDVSKIEEHINENTKLLWVETPTNPMMNIIDIVACSKLAKKHHILLAVDNTFATPYLQLPLDLGADIVMHSATKYLGGHSDVVMGSLVVKDKELADRLYFVQNASGAVCGPQDSFLVLRGIKTLHIRMQRHCENGEKVAKFLKSHPKVDKVYWPGFEDHPNHDIAKAQMNGFGGMISFTTSEKTLESAIKVIENLKVFTLAESLGGVESLAGHPASMTHASIPKEEREKTGVVDSLIRLSVGIEDDEDLIEDLKQALG
- a CDS encoding DUF3298 and DUF4163 domain-containing protein, giving the protein MKKLVLVLTLNLLFLGCNKDVPKLSFDELNIEQVSEMNCNPEEENCTFIGIKVPWAMGKDTRSNLLNSHIEDHIIKLIDYQDAKELNSLENLAQTFIDDYEASAKEFAEYNIPWEAFVEGKVTYESEKLISIQFDLALFTGGAHGYTSITFLNFNPETGRLLSNKELFSQDFKDFAEKRFRKNNDIPENESINSTGFFFEGDKFQLPQNIGFYPNKVVLRYNAYEIASYSEGNIQLVFKMEEAKKYFKIL
- a CDS encoding arsenate reductase family protein, producing the protein MKKIYHLSSCSTCKRILNELEPSSAYILQDIKEDPITEEQLDEMFELAGNYESLFSKRAQLYKEKGLKNEKLDEENYKNLILEHYTFLKRPVIINNDTIFIGNSKSTIEAAKNAMNG
- a CDS encoding DMT family transporter, which gives rise to MDSRTLAILAATGASTIYGINHTIAKGLMPIYIEPFGFIFLRVTGAAILFWLIGFWGPKEKVATGDWMRIVACAIFGMVINMLMFFKGLSLSTPINSSVIITVSPILVLLLAAVLIKERITLLKTLGIVIGLTGALTLVLFSNTETVNAPNIPVGNMLFIVNAFSYGIYLILVKPLTAKYHSFTLMKWLFLFAVIINFPITISEFARVEWLELPAHAIWKMGFVVVGTTFLTYLFNIYALKELSAATISAFIYLQPLIAITFAVAMGADSLDIVKITAAILVFTGVYLVTKKSKPKQISTPNL
- a CDS encoding acyl-CoA thioesterase encodes the protein MYTKEFDIRWSDIDANRHLANSAYINFMSHTRMGYFMENGFDQHELAKNNLGPVVFYEHIYYFREAFMGKPVKVSLELKGLSEDGMYFEFLHNFYDHKGRNFASCEAMGGWIDLKERKLTGLPAHMRKDIDKIPHTQDFRILTKEDTRKFGKTPKDLELKSA